AAGGTGAGGTGAGCGGATGATGTGTGGTAACAAAGATCCAAACCTGTAGAAGACCCGTCTACAGGAGTGAGATCAATGGCGGACTGAATTGCTTCCTTAAGAGGAGAGTAGGCAGCCTGGTCCAGAATGGTAACAGTGGTTCCGGAGTCGATGATCATACCTCCGCTGCCGTCCGATTGCAGATCGAAAGTTCCAGGAGGAATATctagtgccttaccattgagggtgATTCCTGTAATAGGAATGTACCAGAAAGTGGGAATGATACTGCTCTTGATGAGTGGGAGAGTCTTGGCTCCTCCGCTCAAGGAAGCACCCTCGCCGAAAAAGAGGGGGCTGGTTTGTGAAGAAGAGTCGGTGATGGGCAAAAGACAGTAAGAGAACATGTTCTCTGCTTTGGAACCCAGCTGTGAGATAAGGGAGAGACCACCTCTTCCCAGTCCCACAAGGCCACCACCCTGAGAGAATCCTTGTCCTTCgttgtcatgcccgcatccaaatgCAATGCCTTTAAACTTGCTGCTCCCAATTGACAATGTCTCGTAAGCCAGGTCGCCGCTGGTGAAGGAACCATCGCCATACTGATACATAAAGGTACAATCTGGATTGCATCCGATTTGTGTACTCCCCAAGGCGTCACAAAGAGAATCACCGCAGGGAATTGTGGAAAATGTGGGGGACTTGGAGGGGTCGAAGATTGGCGTAGGCTGAGAGAAGCAGTTCTTGCAAGGCTTGCACTGAGTCCAAATCAGATCGCTACCCGTGTCCACAATCGCTTCGAAGCTCACAGAGGGCGTTCCCAGTGCAACGCTCATCAGAAATTCTCCATCCCCTACTTCAACGGGCGTTTCAGCGTCTAATTGCCCTCTTATCAATGCCTCTATCTTCTTCATTCGCTTCTTACTTCGATCCACAGCCAAACGCAATCTCTCAGAAAAACCCAACTCTCTCTCTGATCTGCGCGTCATATTCACccttatttttacattttcatcgCTGCCAGACTTCGGCCAACCACTCAACAGTCTGTCCGAAGAACATGATATCATTG
This genomic interval from Cryptomeria japonica unplaced genomic scaffold, Sugi_1.0 HiC_scaffold_193, whole genome shotgun sequence contains the following:
- the LOC131868018 gene encoding aspartic proteinase nepenthesin-1-like, whose translation is MERSKLLGFVVLICFTIPMISCSSDRLLSGWPKSGSDENVKIRVNMTRRSERELGFSERLRLAVDRSKKRMKKIEALIRGQLDAETPVEVGDGEFLMSVALGTPSVSFEAIVDTGSDLIWTQCKPCKNCFSQPTPIFDPSKSPTFSTIPCGDSLCDALGSTQIGCNPDCTFMYQYGDGSFTSGDLAYETLSIGSSKFKGIAFGCGHDNEGQGFSQGGGLVGLGRGGLSLISQLGSKAENMFSYCLLPITDSSSQTSPLFFGEGASLSGGAKTLPLIKSSIIPTFWYIPITGITLNGKALDIPPGTFDLQSDGSGGMIIDSGTTVTILDQAAYSPLKEAIQSAIDLTPVDGSSTGLDLCYHTSSAHLTLPTLVFNFKGGVDYELPADNFFIQASENLLCLAMLGEPSGNPSIFGNIQQQNFHILYNNAQNTLSFKPTKCDSL